One region of Eleutherodactylus coqui strain aEleCoq1 chromosome 5, aEleCoq1.hap1, whole genome shotgun sequence genomic DNA includes:
- the LOC136626992 gene encoding leukotriene B4 receptor 1-like, whose protein sequence is MAETSTVIGLTTMSSVNSTFTNSTGTSGVSARIGIAILSIAFIIGFPGNAFVIWTILTQMKKRTVTCVLILHLAMADILVLLTAPFFLHVHSTGSWIFGEIICKMCYYVCCLSMYASVFLIMFMSIDRFLAVAQPFTSQKLRTKQIVQVLVGMIWLLSSLLAISMFFCNALILMNGHLRCIPLHPSPNHMVFQYIFETLTGFVIPFTIVVFCYVYIGLRLRTAKFQTKQKTSRLVIMILVTFVLFWLPYQIVNMLQVSGKIFSSPRLTKAALVARPNVIAFAYLSSSANPILYVFAGGNFIKTAGVGFMARLFEGTASEMSSLRKFSQVLRQRSRTESVEVEKRLEQTEPSKNMLSNQTH, encoded by the coding sequence AGTACAGTGATTGGCCTGACAACAATGTCCAGTGTGAATTCTACTTTTACAAACTCTACTGGGACTTCTGGAGTATCTGCCAGAATTGGCATTGCTATTCTCTCAATTGCCTTCATCATTGGATTCCCGGGTAATGCATTTGTCATCTGGACAATTTTGACACAGATGAAGAAACGCACAGTGACTTGTGTCCTCATTTTACATTTGGCCATGGCAGACATCCTTGTTCTCCTCACCGCCCCGTTTTTTCTCCATGTCCATTCCACTGGCAGCTGGATATTTGGGGAAATCATTTGTAAGATGTGTTATTACGTTTGTTGCTTGAGCATGTATGCCAGTGTATTCCTGATCATGTTCATGAGCATCGACCGCTTTCTAGCTGTAGCTCAACCCTTCACTTCTCAAAAGTTGCGAACAAAGCAGATTGTCCAGGTCTTAGTAGGAATGATATGGCTGTTATCATCTCTGTTGGCTATCTCAATGTTCTTTTGCAATGCTTTAATACTCATGAATGGTCATCTAAGGTGTATACCTTTGCATCCGAGTCCAAACCACatggtttttcagtacatttttgaGACTTTGACTGGATTTGTCATACCTTTCACAATCGTAGTGTTCTGCTATGTCTACATTGGCTTAAGGTTACGTACCGCAAAGTTTCAAACAAAGCAAAAGACAAGCCGTTTGGTCATCATGATTTTAGTAACATTTGTCCTCTTCTGGCTTCCATACCAGATAGTGAATATGTTACAAGTGTCAGGAAAAATATTCTCATCACCAAGGCTTACAAAAGCAGCTCTAGTAGCCAGGCCCAATGTTATAGCCTTTGCATATCTTAGTAGCAGTGCTAACCCTATTTTATATGTATTTGCTGGTGGCAACTTCATCAAAACAGCtggggtgggattcatggccaGACTCTTTGAGGGGACTGCTTCTGAGATGTCAAGTTTACGTAAATTCTCTCAAGTTCTGCGCCAGAGAAGTCGAACAGAGTCTGTTGAAGTAGAAAAACGCTTGGAACAAACAGAACCAAGCAAGAATATGTTGTCTAACCAAACACACTGA